In one window of Megalopta genalis isolate 19385.01 chromosome 8, iyMegGena1_principal, whole genome shotgun sequence DNA:
- the LOC117217701 gene encoding small ribosomal subunit protein uS15, translated as MGRMHAPGKGISQSALPYRRSVPTWLKLTPEDCKELIYKLAKKGHTPSQIGVILRDSHGVAQVRFRTGNKILRIVKSMGLAPDLPEDLYYLIKKAVAIRKHLERNRKDKDSKFRLILVESRIHRLARYYKSKGTLPANWKYESSTASALVA; from the exons ATGGGTCGTATGCACGCACCAGG aAAGGGTATATCCCAGTCAGCGTTGCCATACAGACGCAGTGTGCCAACATGGTTAAAGTTGACGCCAGAAGATTGCAAAGAATTGATTTATAAACTAGCAAAGAAGGGTCACACGCCATCTCAAATTG GTGTAATTCTTCGAGATTCTCATGGAGTTGCTCAGGTGCGTTTCCGAACTGGAAACAAGATTTTGAGGATTGTGAAGAGCATGGGACTTGCTCCAGATTTACCAGAAGATCTTTATTATTTGATCAAGAAAGCAGTAGCCATCAGGAAGCATTTAGAAAGAAACCGCAAAGATAAAGACAGTAAATTTAGACTAATTCTTGTTGAGTCGAGAATTCATCGGCTTGCCCGTTATTACAAATCGAAGGGAACCCTACCTGCAAATTGGAAATATGAGAGTTCTACTGCTAGTGCTCTTGTCGCATAA